Part of the Candidatus Eisenbacteria bacterium genome is shown below.
CCACAGTGAAGGATGATCCCGCGGAGGGTCCGATGCGCGCGCTCGTGAAGGTCGGCAAGGGCGGAAGCGCTGTACATCCGTTCCCCCCCTGCCGAGTCCTCAGCCGCTGAAGCCGCGCCTACTTCGCCGACGAGCAGGTCCTGAATCCGAGCGCGCGATCCGGCGTCTCCGGCCTCACGATGCTCCTGCGCCAGGTCTGCATCGATCCTGGGCCGCGGTTCCAGCCGCCTCCGCGGATGATCTTCAGGTTGCCGATCGATGGGGGGGAGTGCGGCCGCGTGTACTCCCTGTACCAGTCATCGCACCACTCCCAGACGTTCCCCGCCAGATCGTGCACCCCGACGGTCTCGCCGGGCGGAACCGGGGTGGAGCCGTCGCCTGTCTGGAAGCCTCCCTGGAGCTCTCCGTTGAAGAAGCCGACGGGACTGGTGAGAACTCGAGTCTGGGACTCGTAGGGATCTCCGCTCCCCTCGAAGTTGGCCCGGCTGGCGTCGGCTTCCTGGCCCCAGGGATAGGTGGTGCCGAGGCCGACGCGGACGCTCAATGTCTCATCGCCTCGAATGGCAGCAGTGAAGAGCGAATCGCCGAACTCAGTGCTGTTTCCCCGCGCGGCGAACTCCCACTCGGCCTCCAGCGGCAGCCTGCGACCGAAGTAGCGCGCGTAGGCGTTCGCGCCGTGCCAGGTGACCTCGACGACGGGGAAGCTCTCCTTCCCCTCGACGACGGTGAATAGCGAGTCGTTGGAGTCATAGCTGATCTGCGAGTCGTCGTCCATCTCCACGGTCTCCGCGTAGAGGGTGACGCCGCCCGGGTCGTAGACCGCGCCGCCGCTCGTCCGGACCAACGGCCCCGGCGTCTTGATTCGAAGGACCTCGTTGAGCCAGTCAGCGAACTGCTGGTTCGTGATCTCGTACCGGTCCATCTCGAAGGGCTCGACCCACACCGGGTTGCCCGGATGGACGAACTCCCGAGCGTCGCCCATCACGAGCCATCCGCCGGGAAAGGTCACCCGCTCCACGATCGAGTTGAAGCCCCAGATCGGCCCGACTCCCATGGCCCCCTTTGAGTCCCTTGCCTTCACCTGCCAGAAGTAGTGCGCGTTGAGCGCGATCTCCTCAGGCGCGGCCACTTCGGTGGCCGATGCGGCCTCGGCGATCAGGCGCATGTCGTTGCGCGCCGTGCCCCAGTAGACGTCGTAGAGCAGCAGGTCGCCGGCGTCGGGATCGGAAGCGGTCCACCTGAGCGTGAGCGCCCCGATTGGAACATCCCGCGCCCCGTTCGGGGGGGTGACGGCGACAGGCGGTCTTGGGGTCTGGTTCGTCGCCGCGATCGCCCAGACGCTCTCGGAGGGCTCGGAGAAGCTCGCGCGGATGTACGAGAGGACCCTGTAGTAGTAGGTCTGTCCCTGGATGATCTCGGTCCTGTCGGTGTAAGTGGTGATGTTGCGTGGGACGGTGTCCTGCTTGGCGAAGGACCCGGCGTTTCCAACCGATCGCTCGATCCGGAACCCGGTCTCATCCGAGCTGCGATCCTGCCAGCTGATCGTGATCCCGGTTGCGGAGGTGGCCGTGACTCTCAGAGAGGAGGGGGCTCGTGGGGGAGGCTCCTGCGGGACCGTCGGGCCCCCGTTGCCGTTGTCCCCGCAGGAGAGCCCGATCAGGGCGACTCCCGCAATCGCCAGCGCCAATAGCCTGTCACGCATCATCGACCGACCTCCTCAGCCCATCCCCTAAGGCTTCAGCCTAACCCCATTGGTGCCGCGGGATCAACCCGACCCTCTAGCGAGCGCAGCCGGAATCCGCGAGCCGGCGGCGGACCGCCGCCCGGTCCAGGATCTGGACGGACCGCTCCTGCCGTCTCAGGGAGCCGATGCGGGGGACGCACGGCCCCCACAGCCCCTGGGCCCGATCACGAGCGCTCTCCCTCACGAGGGCAAGCTCCGAGACGAGATCGGTCCGCGGAGCGATCCACCAGACGATGATCGTCTCGTCCAGCTCCGGATCGAAGCCGAACTCCACCAGATAGACGCCATCCGCGTCGGATGTCGCGGAAGCGCACGGCAATCCCCCGATGAAGGCCCGGACCGAGACGCCCGGGAGCGGCTTCCCCGATCCATCCGTGATGGCGCCGGACAGCGAGACCGGCAGGATCCGCGGGTCCACGACGCCCGCGCCCTGGCATGCGCCGGCCAGGGTGAGCCCCACAAGGGCAGTGGAAAAGTAGCGCAACGCCCGCATTCCGGCCAGACCTCCTCGCTGAGCGGCAACCCCGCTGAGGCTATCCCCGTTCGGGACGATCGTCAAGCCGCGCGACCCCGGCCAAGTCCGCAGGATTCTTGCGTGTGGGTGGCTCCTCTGGTAGCTTGACGAAGCTCGAGGCCTGGGGCGAGGCGGGGAGGTTCCATCGATGGTGTTCGGACGTCTCACGGGACTGATGTCCAACGACATCGCGATCGATCTTGGGACGGCGAACACGCTGATCTATGTGAAGGGACGCGGCATCGTCTTGAACGAGCCGTCCGTCGTCGCAATCGACCGCGCCACCGAAAAGGTTCTTGCCGTCGGAGCGGACGCGAAGGCGATGCTCGGACGGACTCCGACGGGGATCGACGCGGTCCGTCCGATGAGGGACGGAGTCATCGCCGACTTCGAGAGGACCGAGGAGCTGCTTCGCAAGCTCATTCTGAAGGTCCAGACGCGCCGCTTCCTCGTGAAGCCGCGCGTCATCGTGTGCGTTCCATCGGGCATCACCGAGGTCGAGAAGCGCGCCGTGCGCGATTCTGTGGAGCACGCCGGCGCGCGCGACACATTCCTCGTCGCAGAGCCGATCGCGGCTGCCATCGGCGTCGGCCTGCCGGTCGAGCGGCCGACGGGGAACATGGTGATCGACATCGGGGGAGGGACGACCGAGATCGCGGTCATGACCCTGAACGGGATCGTGAACGACACATCGATCCGAGTGGGCGGCGACAAGATGGACGAGGCGATCATGCAGTACGTCAAGCGGACCTCGAACCTCCTGATCGGCGACCAGACGGCGGAGCAGATCAAGATCCGCATCGGGAGCGCGCACAGCGCGGACGAGCACAGGGAGATGGAGGTGAAGGGCCGCGATCTCATTGGAGGCATCCCAAACACTGTGACCATCACTTCCGGCCAAGTCCGGGAAGCGCTCCAGGAGCCGATTGGAGCGATCGTCGCGGCGCTGCATCAATCGCTCGAGGAGACCCCGCCGGAGCTGGCCAGCGACATCGTCGATCGCGGGATCGTGATGACGGGCGGAGGCGCGCTGTTGCGCGGCATGGATCAGCTCCTCAGGGACACGACGCACCTGCCGATCCGGGTCGCCGACGGAGCGCTTTCCGCGGTCGTGTTGGGCGCGGGCAAGATCCTCGACGACCTCGTGCAGTTCGAAAAGGTCCTGATGCGGAGCACCTGAGAAGCTCCATGCCTTCCCGCGGCGCCGCCCAATCTGCGCGTAGGCGTCTCGTCATCTGGCTCATCTGCGCCGGCCTCTCGGGCCTTCTGCTCGCGATGCCGACGGGATTCCGAAGCGCGATCGCGTCGGGTCTCGAGTGGAGCCTGTTTCTCCCCGTGCGCGCCGTGATCGGCTGGGGTGGGCGCTCGCTTCTTCTGAGCGTCCAGAACAGGCGACTCACGCGGGAGCTGGCGTCCGAGAGGCTGGAGGCCTCGAGATTGCGCGACGCCGGGAGAGAGAACCAGACGCTCCGCCGCCTCCTCGGGCTCCAAGCGCGCGCCGCGTTCGATCTGCAGCCGGGAACCGTCGTCGGCCGCTCGATCGACTGGCGAGGAGAGGTCCTCTGGGTGAGGTTCAGCGGGTCCGTCCAGCCCGGCTCCGCTGTCGCGTCGCCCGACGGGCTTGTCGGGCGGCTCGCCCGCCTCGATGGATCGCTGGGGCTCGTGGAGACCCTCTGGCACACCAGGGTCGCGGTGAGCGTCCGGAACCGTAGAAGCGGCGAACAGGGGATTCTCCGCTGGGATCCTTCGCGGCCGAGGGAGCTCACGATCGCGGACATTCCCGTCCAGGCCGACTTCCGGCCGGGAGATCCGATCGTGACCTCTGGAATGGGGGAGGTCTTTCCGAAGGGGATCTTCGTGGGGACGGTCCTGAAGGGCGAGGACGATCCCCGCAACCAGCTGAAGCTCGTCCGCGTGCGGCCGCTCGTCAGGCCCGGCGGGATCACGGAGCTTGTCCTCCTGCGCGAACGGCCCCCCGAAGGCGACGCGACGCCGCTCTATCCCGAGCCGGAGCCCACGGCGCCGGGGGGGACTGCGCTGCCGGGA
Proteins encoded:
- a CDS encoding rod shape-determining protein MreC, translating into MPSRGAAQSARRRLVIWLICAGLSGLLLAMPTGFRSAIASGLEWSLFLPVRAVIGWGGRSLLLSVQNRRLTRELASERLEASRLRDAGRENQTLRRLLGLQARAAFDLQPGTVVGRSIDWRGEVLWVRFSGSVQPGSAVASPDGLVGRLARLDGSLGLVETLWHTRVAVSVRNRRSGEQGILRWDPSRPRELTIADIPVQADFRPGDPIVTSGMGEVFPKGIFVGTVLKGEDDPRNQLKLVRVRPLVRPGGITELVLLRERPPEGDATPLYPEPEPTAPGGTALPGEGAARP
- a CDS encoding carboxypeptidase regulatory-like domain-containing protein: MRALRYFSTALVGLTLAGACQGAGVVDPRILPVSLSGAITDGSGKPLPGVSVRAFIGGLPCASATSDADGVYLVEFGFDPELDETIIVWWIAPRTDLVSELALVRESARDRAQGLWGPCVPRIGSLRRQERSVQILDRAAVRRRLADSGCAR
- a CDS encoding rod shape-determining protein, yielding MVFGRLTGLMSNDIAIDLGTANTLIYVKGRGIVLNEPSVVAIDRATEKVLAVGADAKAMLGRTPTGIDAVRPMRDGVIADFERTEELLRKLILKVQTRRFLVKPRVIVCVPSGITEVEKRAVRDSVEHAGARDTFLVAEPIAAAIGVGLPVERPTGNMVIDIGGGTTEIAVMTLNGIVNDTSIRVGGDKMDEAIMQYVKRTSNLLIGDQTAEQIKIRIGSAHSADEHREMEVKGRDLIGGIPNTVTITSGQVREALQEPIGAIVAALHQSLEETPPELASDIVDRGIVMTGGGALLRGMDQLLRDTTHLPIRVADGALSAVVLGAGKILDDLVQFEKVLMRST